Part of the Sporomusa termitida genome, AATGTATTTTGCAGGAAGGCTTTACTAAGGCCATGAATAAATTTAACAAAGGGTAAAATGATGATTACAGCTCTGTATGCTGATAACAACGGAGAGATATTTGACGCGCCCGGTTACCAGGCTGCTGCCCGTCTTGGTGCCGGCTTGCTGGCGCTGAAGCCGGAAGACCTGATCAGGCTGCCTGAGGGGGCTGAACTGATGTTTCTGCCTGGACGGGATTCGCTTTATCTTGCCGGTAGCACTTTTAAACAGATGAAAGGCTGCAAAGCGGTGGCGGCGATGCTGCCTGTAGGCTATACCCGTACCCTGTTGCCTGCTTACGCACGGCAGCAGGGGGCGCCTCAACTGCCCTTGTTCGGCTATACGGCGGCAGCGCTTTATCATGATGAAATCTATGTAGCGGCTGTAAAAACAGCAGATAATGAGAAATGGCATCCGTACCGGTATAATACCCCTGGCTTAAAAAAACGGGTTGCCCAAGTCAGGCGGGAGTTGCCTGGCAACCGCTTGGTAGAGCATTTAGCCAACTGTTCCCTGGTATGGCACTGCTGTACCGCGCAAAACCTGTTTTACCGTCGCTGGGAAGCCGGCATTCCTGTTTCTCCGGCTTGCAATGCTCATTGTCTGGGGTGTATTTCGCTGCAGCCCTCTGAATGTTGCCCTGCGCCCCAAAGCCGTATTTTATTTTCACCGACACCGGCAGAGATAGCTGCTGTCGGACAGTATCACCTCGCGCATGCGCCGGCGGCAATCATTAGCTTTGGCCAAGGCTGTGAGGGGGAACCGTCACTGGCTGCCGAATCTATTGCTGCCGCTATACAAAGCATCCGTAGTGCCACAACCCGCGGTCAGATCAATATAAATACCAATGCCGGGTATACCAGCGGTATTAAAGCCATTGTTGATGCCGGCCTGGATAGTATGCGGGTCAGTATAATCAGTGCCCTGCCGGTGACCTATCAGGCGTATTATCAAGCTGGTTACAGCCTGGACCATGTGCGGCAATCGATTGCTTACGCCAAGCGGCGCGGAGTCTATGTAGCATTAAATATGCTGCTTTTTCCCGGGCTTAACGACCGGCCGGAGGAAGAGGCTGCCTGGCTTGATTTCCTGGGTGAAACCGGGGTGGATATGATCCAGCTCAGGAACCTCAATTTTGATCCGGACACTTTTCTGGCGTCTATGCCTGCAGGTGGTCTCCCGGGCGGTGTCCGCAATTTCCTTGGCAACATTACTAAAACATACCCGGCAATCAGACTGGGGAGCTTTACGGAGCGAATTTAGGGAAGGCTGCGGTTTTTTTAGAAATTAAAACAATACAAGCATATAAGACGGCGCGGTATACCGCGCCGTCTTGTATGCGTTTTTTGTCCTGCTGGAAAGTGTAACTTTCCCTGGATAGGGGGCAACATAGGCTTACGCTTTCGCCACAGGCTCGGCGCAAGCTGTGTTTTCTTTATTTGGGGCATGTTATATATACTTATCGGGGGCTGCGGCTAGAAAAGGGGCATGAAACAATATGTGTATTGACAATGAACATAAGCAGTTGTATGATGAATACATGATAAAATATTCATTTAAATTAGTGTAACCATGTAAAGATAAGGAGTGATGGGACTGTGTGCGAAAAATCACAGGGAGATCTTGATTCCCAGGCAGGTAATATAATCCTGCTTCCAGACGGATTTAGCGAACTGGGGAGCCTTGACCCCAATGTTGACCAGAATTTACTGCGTTTATCTGGTACTGTGTAACCGAACACCCGGAATTTCAGCAATATCTGGAATTTCGGTGTTTTTTTTGCAGGATTTACCGGAACAAGTAAAGAATTATGGGGATATCCGGTTGCTGCATTTCAAAAAATAATCTTACAGATGTAATAACCCCGGCATAGTGGGCAATATACAAACACCAGGCCGGCATTATATTCGGAAGATAAAAAAACTGCAGGGGGCGGAATTTTGAAAACCGGTAATTATATTAAATATTGTTTCGGCACCACCTATTGTCATGTTGATGCTGTACATGCGGCTTCACCTAAGGCTGACCGGTTTACCGATGAAATCGTGGCCGGAATTATTGCGAAAACAGGCTGTGCCGGTATTATTGGCACTGTTTCCCGGACGGTTGCCGATCTTAACCGTCCGCCCGGACCGGGCAATGACGAAGCTGTATGGGAATACCGGGATGTGATCGGCCAGTTTCTATATAATACAGGCTTACTTGCGCCAGGCAGCCGGAGCCTGGCAAAACCATATCTGCATATTGGCATTCATGGGATGAAAGATCAGCCCCACGGTCCCTTCAGTATTGAAGTGGGGACGATTTATGGCCAAACGTGCTCATTCCGGGTAAAGAAATGGTTTGGTGAAGTTCTGAAAGCCAGAGTCAGGGAATTTTCCCCGGATATTAAGGTTATTTTCGACAAGCACTGGGTAGGGAATAAGTCGCTGGCTTCACACCGCTGGGGCGAGGGCCGGCGCTATCCCGGTTATGGTAAGAATTATAACGCTTTTCAGGTGGAAATTTCCCGCACGCTAAGGGAACACCACCGGCCGGCGATCATCGATATTTTTACTGCCGTTGTGGCAGATTTTAGTCTTATGTTTTGCAGGAGGTAATTATTTGTGGCTAAGATCAAAAAAAATCTCAGTGACAGCGACATGTTAACAGGATGGCATGAACAGGTGACCTTTGAAAATGCTGTTAATGATGAACAGCCTGTCCTGCCTGTGGTTAAAACGTCCAGGAAGGATCAGGCTGAAGATATTAACAGCGCTTTTTTCACACCGGAACTTAGGGAGTCTGTGGGCAAAGCGCTGTTAGAGCTTAAACTTAATCTATATAAAGAAGGAATTGTTGATTACCAGGTAAAGGTCTCTTGCCAAGGCCACCAAGTATTACTGACGGCAGTACCGCTAAAAGCTAAATTGTCCAGTAACCAGCCTGTACAGCAGCGCGGCAGGAGTAAAGGATAGGTTAATCGGGCCTATCCTTTTTATTACCATTTAATCGTGGGCCAGTGGCAGCGGTTCATTAGTAAGTTCGAATAGTGCCGCCGTAAATTCGGTAATGTGCTCTTTTTCTTCATTCATTAAATGGCAAAAAAGTAGTTGGACATCTGTGTTCTCGGCAGTTAGCATATAGCGCTGATATTTATTGGTAGCGAGAAATTCACCATTCAGGGCTTGGGTTAGCAGGTTAATAGTCGGCATCTCTTTGCGGTCTGGCAGGGTTATTTGCGAATCGGCTACCATACTTGCCTTGGCGGCTTTTGATTTAGACGGAAACAGCGGGCGGGTCATCACCAGCAGGTCAAGACCAGCTGCCCTGAGCAGTGTAGCCTGTACCGGGTCTAACCGGGATATTGCCCGCATAATTTCCACATAATGCTCCATTTCAGTGGCGGCAATATCGAGAAATAACTGGGGCATACAAGAGTTTCTGGCAGCATCCAGATATAAGGCAATCGCTGTTCGTTCATCTGCGGCAGCATCCCTCAAGAGCAGCAAATCCGGATCACTGGGGCATGCTTCAATCGGGCATGCACTAGTTGTTTCGGCTAAGACCTTAGGTTTATTCTTACGGGCTCGGAACATAGCCATACATCCACCTCCGATAATAACTAACTTATATATTGTATGCCGGAGGGGCGTGGGTGTTAACTCTGATATTATTGCATGTGTCAGCAATAGTGCCGTAATATTTTACAAAAAGAGGCGGGCGGGATGGAAGAAAAACAACAACCTGATAAGTATATTGAGGAACTTATTGCTAAACTGGCACTGCTCGAAGCCGAAAATGTCCAACTTAAGCAGACTCAGCAACGGATAGCTGAAGTAAATAATAATTATTTGATGCTGCATTATCTGACCAATAACATTCAAGACTGCCAGACGACGCAGGAGCTCTGGGAAGCCTACCTGCACAACCTGAGTGGCTGTGGCTTTAATTATGACTATGTTGCTGTTATCCTGCCTGATGATAATGACAATTTTACCATTAAGCTTACCCTTGCGGACGGCAAACTCCTGCAAGCGGCATTTGAGTTAGAGGCCGGTTATATCCTGCAGGCGGTTACCTGTAAGGCCGCTGTTTCCTCAGCTGATAATTTGCAGGTTGCCGCCCCCGTTGTGAAAAAAGCGGGAATTGTCAGAGCGGTTATCTTGGCTGAAAAAACCAGCGGCATCTTTTTTGAAGACTTACAGCTCCTGGATGTCTATATCCGGCAAACAGCGGCTATTATTGAAAATATTATTCTAACTGAAAGTCTCCGGCAGTTTCAGGAATTATTAGGGCGGCAGCTTGACCAGTTTGTCATGCTCCATTATGTTACCAAAGCCATTCATGATGCCGGTAATTACTATGATGTGCTGACGAACTATCTTACGACATTATGCTCGCCGCTGGGATTTGGCTTTCAGGAGGGAATTCTTTATATTCTGGCTGAGAATAAGCCGCAAAAAGCCACGCTCAAGGGAGACCGGCTCATGCTAGACGAGCTCGATTTATTTGAAAGCGGCCTGATTGAGCGGATTATAAAGGCCAAACATTATCAAATATCGCCGGATCACAGTCATTTGTTAATGCCGCTTAAATCCTTTGGCAATATTACGGCGGTTATTGAAATAAACCATGATAAAGGGATCATGCCTGAACAGGTGCAAATGCTGGAGATATTTGCCATGCAGACATCTTCGGCTATTGACAATACCAGACTTAAACTTCATCTGGAGTATTTAAGCTTCCACGATCAATTGACCAAACTCTATAACCGGGCCTATTTTGAGACAGAAATACAACGGATTGAGTCGGAAAACCTTTATCCGGCCGGTATCATAGTCTGTGACCTGGATGGGCTCAAAATGGTCAACGATACTTGGGGGCATGACGCCGGCGACGAATTTATTGCCGCCGCCGCACGCCTTATCAGGACAGCCACGCCTGACAATGCAGTGGCAGCCCGCATCGGCGGTGATGAATTCGGCATTATCATTACCGGCAGTGCTGCTGAGACAATCGATAAAGCCGGGCAAAACTTAAAAAAATTGCTTAGCAAGTACAATGCCGGCGGGCCGGATATTCCGGTCGGAATGTCAATTGGGTGGGCAGCCAGCGAGACCCCGGTGGCAGTCATTGAGATTTTTAAACAGGCCGATGCGCAGATGTATCGTGATAAATCACTTAACGCTGCCGCCAGCCGCAGGCATATTCTCAAGATGAATAAACGGCGTTTGGGCACTGGGGCCGAGAAGCTTCGGTAAGGTAATACTTTTAATTATATCGTAATACATACCCATTTTGTAATGGCCGTATCTTAAAAGCCAGGAAACTGCAGATACTACATGTAGCTTTACTGGAAACAAACCGGACTGGGATAAGTCTGGCTGTTTACAGTATAAGCAGTATAGAACGGCCGGAGGTTCGATGAGTAATAGCGCGTAAGGAGGAAAAGTAAATGGCATATAAGATTGACTCTGAATGCATTAAATGTGGCGCCTGTGCATCGGTCTGCCCGGTTGAGGCTGTTTTTGATGGTGATACCCAATACGTGATTGATCCTGGCCTTTGTATTGATTGTGGTACCTGTGCGGCCGTGTGTCCGGTAGGCGCGATCAGCCCGGGGGATTGATGGGCCGCATTCCGGCCTGGGGGCTGGACTTTATACACAAGCCCCGTTGCGGGAGGAGCGGTTTACATGTTGGAGTCTGACTATTTAAAGCATCTGCCGGTTTTTGAAGAACTGGCTCCTGCTGATCTGGCTGCCATCAGCCAGGTGACCCTTGAACGGCGCTACAAAAAAACATGATCATTTTTATGGAGGGAGAACCAGGGGAAGGCTTTCATTATGTGAAAAGCGGCAAAGTAAAAATTGTTAAGGTAAGCCAGGACGGCCGAGAACATATGATTAATATTCTCGGGCCCGGGGAGGTTTTTGCCGAGGTATTGCTCTTTAATCACGGACCGTATCCGGCTACTGCGGTTACCTTGGCGGATTCGGTTATTGGCATTATAAAAAATACCGATCTGGAAAATGTAGTAGCCGGTAATGCCCGGATTGCCCTTCATATTATTAGGGTTATGAGTAAAAAGCTGCTGCAGGCCCAAATGAAGATAAAACATTGGCGTTGTCGGATACCTTTTCGCGCACTGCACAAATCCTTATCCGGCTGTCACAGCAATATGGGCGGACTGTTGCCGGCGGTGTTGAGATTGATCTTGAGATGACCCGGCAGGACTTAGCCAACCTAATCGGCACAACCCGTGAGACTGTAAGCAGGGTGCTTAACTCTATGAGAAAAGACAAGGTTCTTCATTTTGCCGATCAGAAAATTATTATCTTAGATGAGCAACGTCTGGACAGGTACCGGGAAATGTAATAGGCACAAGCGAACAAAACTGCAGCCGTGGTGGCTGCAGTTTGTTGCCAAGTAATCCTATTCATACCTTCTTCAATTTTCCATAGTGTAGTTTTGCCCTGATCCCGGCAAACTATGTACAGTGCTTTGCGCTGCTGCCGCTGCGCAGAACAAGTATGAAACCGTGTCGGCCCTTGGTATTTACAAAGCCCTGAATGACTATTATTTAAATGGTATGCCCTGTGACCAGACTGATTCAGTACAGGAAAGCACACCGGACAAACTCATCTGGGAGAGTGAAGTTTGTTTGCAGGTGCCAAACTGGCTAAGGCCGGGGCTGACGGGAACATGATGAAAGAATTTTATCGTCAATGGCTTACCGCCTTTGTCCAAAACCTGAATTTGCTTGTAAGCAAACCACGGCTACAAAGGGCGGAAGGCTAATTACCAGGTATGAGATTGTCCGGGTCTAACCCGTGCCGTAGCTCAGCGCTGCGGCTTTTCCTATTCCCAATCATGGCAATTTGTGATATAATTTTTGTTATTGATTTTGTCGTATAATGTCGAAAAAATAGAGGGGGAGGCTAAAATGTTCACAATAGTTGAGAAACGAAAATTAGCAGCGCAAATTTATCTAATGGATGTAAAAGCTTCCCGGGTGGCTAAGGCGGCTAGGCCGGGGCAATTTGTCATTGTAAAGATGAATGACAAAGGGGAAAGAATTCCTTTAACCATTTGCGATTATAGTACCGAGAGGGAAACTGTAACCATTGTGTTTCAGACTTTAGGTCATTCGACAACAGAGATGGCTAACTATAATGCCGGTGATTCTTTTTCTGATTTTGCCGGGCCGCTGGGAAAAGCCTCAGAGTTTGTTTTTGATGACATTGAGGCTTTGCAAAAACAGCGGTTCGTTTTTGTGGCCGGCGGGGTGGGGGCAGCGCCGGTGTATCCACAGGTAAAGTGGCTGCAGCAGCGTGGTGTTCAGGTTGATGTGATACTTGGTGCCCGCGCTAAGGATTTTGTCATTCTTGAAGCTGAAATGCAGGCGTTGGGGGCTACGGTGTATGTTACGACCGATGATGGTTCCCATGGCCGCAAAGGCCTTGTAACTGATGTTTTAAAAGAACTTATTGACGGCGGTACCAGGTATGACCAGGTGATTGCCATTGGGCCGATGATTATGATGAAGTTTGTGGCTAAACTGACAAAAATCTATAATATTAAGACAACCATCAGCTTAAACCCGATCATGGTTGACGGTACCGGCATGTGTGGTGCCTGCCGGGTCACGATTGGCGATGAGACGAAGTTTGCCTGTGTTGACGGGCCTGAGTTTGATGGCCACTTAGTTGATTTTGATGAAGCCATACGGCGCCAGGCAATGTATAAAACGGAGGAAGGCCGCTGCCTGCTGGCGGCAGAAAAAACCAGTCATACCGGCGGCTGCTGTGGAGGTAATAGATAATGGGTAAAGCAGCCAGAGTACCGGTCCGCGAACAATGTGCCCAAACCCGGGTCGGTAATTTCGAAGAAGTATGCTTAGGCTATTCATTGGCGGAGGCTGTTGCCGAAGCAGCCCGGTGTCTGAACTGTAAAAATGCAAAATGCGTGGGTGATTGCCCGGTTGCGATCGATATTCCGGCCTTTATCAGTTATGTTAAGCAGGGGGAAATTGC contains:
- a CDS encoding radical SAM protein; protein product: MITALYADNNGEIFDAPGYQAAARLGAGLLALKPEDLIRLPEGAELMFLPGRDSLYLAGSTFKQMKGCKAVAAMLPVGYTRTLLPAYARQQGAPQLPLFGYTAAALYHDEIYVAAVKTADNEKWHPYRYNTPGLKKRVAQVRRELPGNRLVEHLANCSLVWHCCTAQNLFYRRWEAGIPVSPACNAHCLGCISLQPSECCPAPQSRILFSPTPAEIAAVGQYHLAHAPAAIISFGQGCEGEPSLAAESIAAAIQSIRSATTRGQININTNAGYTSGIKAIVDAGLDSMRVSIISALPVTYQAYYQAGYSLDHVRQSIAYAKRRGVYVALNMLLFPGLNDRPEEEAAWLDFLGETGVDMIQLRNLNFDPDTFLASMPAGGLPGGVRNFLGNITKTYPAIRLGSFTERI
- a CDS encoding ferritin-like domain-containing protein, with protein sequence MAMFRARKNKPKVLAETTSACPIEACPSDPDLLLLRDAAADERTAIALYLDAARNSCMPQLFLDIAATEMEHYVEIMRAISRLDPVQATLLRAAGLDLLVMTRPLFPSKSKAAKASMVADSQITLPDRKEMPTINLLTQALNGEFLATNKYQRYMLTAENTDVQLLFCHLMNEEKEHITEFTAALFELTNEPLPLAHD
- a CDS encoding GGDEF domain-containing protein, with the translated sequence MEEKQQPDKYIEELIAKLALLEAENVQLKQTQQRIAEVNNNYLMLHYLTNNIQDCQTTQELWEAYLHNLSGCGFNYDYVAVILPDDNDNFTIKLTLADGKLLQAAFELEAGYILQAVTCKAAVSSADNLQVAAPVVKKAGIVRAVILAEKTSGIFFEDLQLLDVYIRQTAAIIENIILTESLRQFQELLGRQLDQFVMLHYVTKAIHDAGNYYDVLTNYLTTLCSPLGFGFQEGILYILAENKPQKATLKGDRLMLDELDLFESGLIERIIKAKHYQISPDHSHLLMPLKSFGNITAVIEINHDKGIMPEQVQMLEIFAMQTSSAIDNTRLKLHLEYLSFHDQLTKLYNRAYFETEIQRIESENLYPAGIIVCDLDGLKMVNDTWGHDAGDEFIAAAARLIRTATPDNAVAARIGGDEFGIIITGSAAETIDKAGQNLKKLLSKYNAGGPDIPVGMSIGWAASETPVAVIEIFKQADAQMYRDKSLNAAASRRHILKMNKRRLGTGAEKLR
- a CDS encoding DUF362 domain-containing protein, producing MAYKIDSECIKCGACASVCPVEAVFDGDTQYVIDPGLCIDCGTCAAVCPVGAISPGD
- a CDS encoding Crp/Fnr family transcriptional regulator — protein: MEGEPGEGFHYVKSGKVKIVKVSQDGREHMINILGPGEVFAEVLLFNHGPYPATAVTLADSVIGIIKNTDLENVVAGNARIALHIIRVMSKKLLQAQMKIKHWRCRIPFRALHKSLSGCHSNMGGLLPAVLRLILR
- a CDS encoding helix-turn-helix domain-containing protein, with protein sequence MSDTFSRTAQILIRLSQQYGRTVAGGVEIDLEMTRQDLANLIGTTRETVSRVLNSMRKDKVLHFADQKIIILDEQRLDRYREM
- a CDS encoding sulfide/dihydroorotate dehydrogenase-like FAD/NAD-binding protein, whose product is MFTIVEKRKLAAQIYLMDVKASRVAKAARPGQFVIVKMNDKGERIPLTICDYSTERETVTIVFQTLGHSTTEMANYNAGDSFSDFAGPLGKASEFVFDDIEALQKQRFVFVAGGVGAAPVYPQVKWLQQRGVQVDVILGARAKDFVILEAEMQALGATVYVTTDDGSHGRKGLVTDVLKELIDGGTRYDQVIAIGPMIMMKFVAKLTKIYNIKTTISLNPIMVDGTGMCGACRVTIGDETKFACVDGPEFDGHLVDFDEAIRRQAMYKTEEGRCLLAAEKTSHTGGCCGGNR